The following proteins come from a genomic window of Streptomyces sp. GS7:
- a CDS encoding MFS transporter, translated as MADHGGPDATPLPRPVLRRARRSVAAAFLVHGAVTGNFATRIPWIQDHTGISPGQLGLALAFPAIGASLAMPLAGRISHRFGARTALRGLLALWTLSLLLPALSPDAFVLCLTLLAYGASSGMADVAMNALGVETEDRLGRPIMSGLHGMWSTGALLGSAAGTAAAHAGTDARLHLAGAALVLTLLGALACRGVLDLRHTPEEHPPPRFAPPPRSALIIGAVGFCAVFAEGSALDWSAVYLRDRLGTDAGLAAASTTAFACTMAAARLAGDKVVARFGPVRTVRAGGALATAGGLLIVAARHPAVAMAGFGLVGLGVAVVVPLAFAAAGRSGPTPSQAIAGVATITYTSGLIAPSAIGGIAQATSLTVSFMLVTALAFGLVVGARVLRVPSRTASGGAAAVTGDLERS; from the coding sequence ATGGCCGACCACGGCGGTCCCGACGCCACCCCGCTCCCCCGCCCCGTTCTGCGCCGCGCACGCCGGTCCGTCGCCGCGGCGTTCCTCGTACACGGCGCGGTCACCGGGAACTTCGCCACCCGCATCCCCTGGATCCAGGACCACACCGGCATCTCCCCCGGCCAACTCGGCCTGGCCCTGGCCTTTCCCGCGATCGGCGCCTCGCTGGCGATGCCCCTCGCGGGCCGGATCAGCCATCGCTTCGGCGCCCGCACCGCGCTCCGCGGCCTGCTCGCCCTCTGGACGCTGTCCCTGCTCCTGCCCGCCCTCTCCCCCGACGCCTTCGTACTGTGCCTGACACTCCTCGCGTACGGCGCGAGCTCGGGTATGGCGGACGTCGCGATGAACGCGCTGGGCGTGGAGACCGAGGACCGGCTCGGCCGGCCGATCATGTCCGGGCTGCACGGCATGTGGAGCACGGGGGCGCTGCTGGGCTCGGCGGCCGGCACCGCCGCCGCACACGCCGGAACCGACGCCCGGCTGCATCTCGCCGGTGCGGCCTTGGTCCTCACCCTGCTCGGCGCGCTCGCCTGCCGGGGCGTACTGGACCTGCGCCACACCCCCGAGGAGCACCCCCCGCCCCGCTTCGCGCCACCGCCCAGGTCGGCCCTGATCATCGGCGCCGTCGGGTTCTGCGCGGTCTTCGCGGAGGGCTCCGCCCTGGACTGGTCGGCGGTCTACCTCCGCGACCGGCTGGGCACCGACGCGGGCCTGGCGGCCGCTTCCACCACCGCCTTCGCCTGCACGATGGCCGCCGCCCGGCTGGCCGGCGACAAGGTGGTGGCCCGGTTCGGGCCGGTGCGCACGGTCCGTGCGGGCGGCGCGCTGGCCACGGCCGGCGGCCTGCTGATCGTCGCGGCGCGGCACCCGGCCGTGGCGATGGCCGGGTTCGGCCTGGTCGGGCTGGGCGTCGCGGTCGTGGTCCCGCTGGCCTTCGCCGCCGCCGGGCGCAGCGGCCCCACCCCGAGCCAGGCCATCGCGGGCGTCGCCACGATCACCTACACCTCCGGTCTGATCGCCCCCTCGGCCATCGGCGGCATCGCCCAGGCGACCTCGCTGACCGTCTCCTTCATGCTGGTCACGGCGCTGGCCTTCGGCCTGGTGGTGGGCGCACGGGTACTGCGGGTCCCGTCCCGTACCGCGTCCGGAGGCGCGGCGGCCGTGACCGGCGATCTGGAGCGGTCCTGA
- a CDS encoding nicotinamide mononucleotide transporter family protein has translation MSVLDSLNGTAFTAFGQHVIWSDMLGNTIGLAALALGWRRSIWTWPAQFLSGVILVAAYASAHLSGGVGKQLLVIGVALWGWRQWQRGRQQAQDGSIAVRFAGWRERGLLIGGTALGTAVVGGLFTLVPQLSWNPWPDAYIFVGTLAAMVAQARGLVEFWFAWLLVDVVGVPLAFSSGLAFSGLVYVVYLALVVWGMRDWWLRSRSADAGPVLEGVLL, from the coding sequence GTGAGCGTCCTGGACTCGCTGAACGGGACCGCCTTCACGGCCTTCGGACAGCACGTCATCTGGTCGGACATGCTCGGCAACACCATCGGGCTGGCCGCCCTCGCCCTCGGCTGGCGGCGCTCCATATGGACCTGGCCGGCCCAGTTCCTCTCCGGCGTCATCCTCGTCGCCGCGTACGCCTCCGCCCATCTCAGCGGTGGCGTCGGCAAGCAACTGCTGGTCATCGGTGTGGCGTTGTGGGGCTGGCGCCAGTGGCAGCGCGGTCGGCAGCAGGCGCAGGACGGCTCCATCGCCGTACGGTTCGCCGGCTGGCGCGAGCGCGGGCTGCTGATCGGCGGGACGGCCCTGGGCACCGCGGTCGTCGGCGGCCTGTTCACCCTGGTCCCCCAACTGTCCTGGAACCCCTGGCCGGACGCCTACATCTTCGTCGGCACGCTCGCCGCGATGGTCGCGCAGGCCCGCGGTCTGGTCGAGTTCTGGTTCGCCTGGCTGCTGGTCGACGTCGTCGGCGTCCCGCTCGCCTTCAGCAGCGGGCTCGCCTTCTCCGGCCTCGTCTACGTCGTCTATCTCGCCCTCGTCGTGTGGGGCATGCGCGACTGGTGGCTGCGCTCGCGGAGCGCGGACGCCGGTCCCGTCCTGGAAGGAGTTCTGCTGTGA
- a CDS encoding cold shock domain-containing protein codes for MADRVSGVVRWYNQVRGVGYIDGDDGREVRVDSRSIEDGTFVVEGLRVTYVPVEDESGWHAEHLSIVRHSPGATHHE; via the coding sequence ATGGCTGACAGGGTCAGTGGCGTGGTCCGGTGGTACAACCAGGTCCGGGGCGTCGGGTACATCGACGGGGACGACGGCCGCGAGGTACGGGTGGACAGCAGGTCCATCGAGGACGGAACCTTCGTCGTCGAGGGCTTGCGGGTGACCTACGTGCCGGTGGAGGACGAAAGCGGCTGGCACGCGGAACACCTGAGCATCGTCAGGCACTCCCCGGGAGCCACCCACCACGAGTAA
- the ribD gene encoding bifunctional diaminohydroxyphosphoribosylaminopyrimidine deaminase/5-amino-6-(5-phosphoribosylamino)uracil reductase RibD: MATAAPVEIAAMRRAIELAARGLGHTSPNPVVGCVVLDSEGRTAGEGWHQRAGGPHAEVHALRAAGGRARGGTALVTLEPCNHTGRTAPCAQALIDAGVARVVYAVADPNPTATGGALTLAEAGIDVEGGLLADEAAAGNEAWLTSVLRGRPFVLWKYAATLDGRVAAADGTSRWISSPESRADVHRLRAAADAVIVGSGTARADDPQLGVRIAGLSDDEVSRPLRVVVDSGASAVKAGARVLDGTAPTLIAVAEDADAAHLEGLAPIVRLPRAAKGRGLHLPALLQALYARDVRSVLLEGGPTLAGAFLAARAVDKVVGYLAPVLLGAGPAAVGDAGITTIAEALRLDVTDTARLGPDLRITATPIRHSRPEEN, from the coding sequence GTGGCCACCGCAGCCCCCGTAGAGATCGCGGCGATGCGCCGAGCCATCGAGCTCGCCGCCCGCGGCCTCGGGCACACCAGCCCCAACCCGGTCGTCGGCTGTGTCGTCCTGGACTCCGAGGGCCGTACGGCGGGCGAGGGCTGGCACCAGCGGGCCGGCGGGCCGCACGCCGAGGTCCACGCGCTGCGCGCCGCGGGCGGGCGGGCCCGGGGCGGCACCGCGCTGGTCACCCTGGAGCCCTGCAACCACACCGGGCGCACGGCACCGTGCGCCCAGGCGCTGATCGACGCCGGCGTCGCCCGCGTCGTCTACGCCGTCGCCGACCCCAACCCGACCGCCACCGGCGGTGCCCTGACCCTGGCCGAGGCCGGGATCGACGTCGAGGGCGGCCTGCTCGCCGACGAGGCCGCGGCCGGCAACGAGGCGTGGCTGACGTCGGTGCTGCGCGGCCGGCCGTTCGTGCTGTGGAAGTACGCCGCCACCCTGGACGGCCGGGTCGCCGCCGCCGACGGCACCAGCCGCTGGATCTCCTCGCCCGAGTCGCGGGCCGACGTGCACCGGCTGCGGGCCGCCGCGGACGCGGTGATCGTCGGCTCCGGCACCGCCCGCGCCGACGATCCGCAGCTCGGCGTGCGGATCGCCGGGCTGTCCGACGACGAGGTCAGCCGGCCGCTGCGGGTGGTGGTGGACTCCGGCGCCAGCGCCGTCAAGGCCGGCGCCCGCGTCCTGGACGGCACCGCGCCCACCCTGATCGCGGTCGCCGAGGATGCCGACGCGGCCCACCTCGAAGGGCTCGCCCCCATCGTGCGGCTGCCGCGCGCCGCCAAGGGGCGCGGGCTGCACCTCCCCGCACTGCTCCAGGCCCTGTACGCACGCGATGTGCGCTCCGTACTGCTCGAAGGCGGGCCCACGCTCGCCGGGGCCTTCCTGGCCGCCCGGGCCGTCGACAAGGTCGTCGGCTATCTCGCGCCGGTACTGCTGGGCGCCGGCCCGGCCGCCGTCGGCGACGCCGGAATCACCACGATCGCCGAGGCGTTGCGCCTCGATGTGACCGACACCGCTCGGCTCGGCCCCGATCTGCGCATCACCGCCACTCCCATTCGCCACTCCCGTCCCGAGGAGAACTGA
- a CDS encoding riboflavin synthase, with translation MFTGIVEELGEVAAIEDLGDAARFRLRGPLVTEGAKHGDSIAVNGVCLTVVDTAGGEFTADVMAETLKRSSLGALTTGSRVNLERPMALGGRLGGHLVQGHVDGTGTIVERTPAENWELVRISLPDQLARYVVEKGSITVDGVSLTVVEAADDSFTISLIPTTLALTTLGIKQSGDPVNLEVDVLAKYVERLLGRGSRDTDDLAELKEMDR, from the coding sequence GTGTTCACCGGAATCGTCGAAGAACTGGGTGAGGTCGCCGCCATCGAGGACCTCGGTGACGCCGCCCGCTTCCGGCTCCGCGGCCCCCTCGTCACCGAAGGCGCCAAGCACGGCGACTCGATCGCCGTCAACGGCGTCTGTCTGACCGTCGTGGACACCGCGGGCGGGGAGTTCACCGCCGACGTGATGGCCGAGACCCTCAAGCGCTCCAGCCTCGGCGCGCTGACGACCGGTTCGCGGGTCAACCTGGAGCGCCCGATGGCGCTCGGCGGCCGGCTCGGCGGGCACCTCGTGCAGGGCCATGTGGACGGCACCGGCACGATCGTCGAGCGCACCCCGGCGGAGAACTGGGAGCTGGTGCGGATCTCGCTGCCGGACCAACTCGCCCGCTACGTCGTCGAGAAGGGCTCCATCACGGTCGACGGCGTCAGCCTCACCGTCGTCGAGGCCGCCGACGACTCCTTCACCATCAGCCTCATCCCCACCACCCTCGCGCTGACCACCCTGGGCATCAAGCAGTCCGGCGACCCCGTGAACCTGGAGGTCGACGTGCTCGCCAAGTACGTGGAGCGGCTGCTCGGCCGGGGCTCCCGGGACACCGACGACCTCGCGGAACTCAAGGAGATGGACCGGTGA
- a CDS encoding SDR family oxidoreductase produces MATTATILVTGGTGTLGRALVDRLLRAGHDVRSLSRRPHTGTARPRLRSYAVDLRDGTGLADALADADAVVHCATAATGGDLESAELLIEAVRRAGVPHLVYISIVGVDRIPLGYYRTKLAVEHLIEESGVGWTVLRTTQFHNLVLDIVKALAKSPVLPVPAGVRIQPVEVGEVADRLAELALGTPAGRVPDMGGPETREFRELARLTLEAGGRHRLLLPLPLPGASMAALRRGANLAPDHADGRRTYADFLAERVAR; encoded by the coding sequence ATGGCGACAACGGCGACAATTCTCGTCACCGGCGGCACGGGCACGCTCGGACGCGCCCTGGTCGACCGGCTGCTCCGCGCCGGCCACGACGTACGGTCGCTCAGCCGGCGCCCCCATACGGGCACCGCGCGGCCCCGGCTGCGGTCGTATGCCGTCGATCTGCGCGACGGCACCGGACTGGCGGACGCGCTGGCGGACGCGGACGCCGTGGTGCACTGCGCCACCGCCGCCACAGGCGGCGACCTGGAGTCGGCGGAGCTGCTGATCGAGGCCGTGCGGCGGGCGGGCGTTCCGCACCTGGTCTACATCTCGATCGTCGGCGTGGACCGGATCCCGCTCGGCTACTACCGCACCAAACTCGCGGTGGAGCACCTGATCGAGGAGTCCGGGGTCGGCTGGACGGTGCTGCGGACGACACAGTTCCACAACCTGGTGCTGGACATCGTCAAGGCACTCGCCAAGTCGCCGGTGCTGCCGGTGCCGGCGGGTGTCCGCATCCAGCCCGTCGAGGTGGGCGAAGTGGCGGACCGGCTGGCCGAGTTGGCGCTCGGCACGCCGGCCGGGCGGGTGCCCGACATGGGCGGGCCCGAGACACGGGAGTTCCGGGAGCTGGCCCGCCTGACCCTTGAGGCGGGCGGACGGCACCGGCTGCTGCTCCCGCTGCCGCTGCCCGGCGCAAGCATGGCGGCGCTGCGGCGGGGCGCGAACCTCGCACCGGACCACGCGGACGGGCGGCGGACCTACGCGGACTTCCTGGCGGAGCGGGTGGCCCGCTGA
- a CDS encoding acyl-CoA thioesterase — MSVEPLQAATPVPYGRLVPVTVHFDDLDALGMLHNSRYPLLVERAWAEYWHGFGFGFDGDWAAAGDMCNVIKEMRVSYERPVTSAGRYAAHLWVERLGRTGLTYGFRICDADGAGSYAHGHRVLVRVDAGTLRPTPWSERARAIAADLLRSERADAAAGTEADAA, encoded by the coding sequence GTGAGCGTCGAACCCCTGCAGGCCGCGACCCCCGTCCCCTATGGGCGACTGGTCCCCGTCACCGTCCACTTCGACGACCTCGACGCGCTCGGCATGCTCCACAACTCCCGCTACCCGCTGCTGGTCGAGCGCGCCTGGGCCGAGTACTGGCACGGCTTCGGGTTCGGGTTCGACGGCGACTGGGCCGCCGCCGGCGACATGTGCAACGTGATCAAGGAGATGCGGGTCTCCTACGAGCGGCCGGTCACCAGCGCAGGCCGCTACGCCGCGCACCTGTGGGTCGAGCGCCTGGGCCGTACGGGGCTCACGTACGGCTTCCGGATATGCGACGCCGACGGCGCCGGCAGCTACGCCCACGGCCACCGGGTGCTCGTCCGCGTCGATGCGGGGACGCTGCGCCCCACCCCCTGGTCGGAGCGGGCCCGCGCGATCGCCGCGGATCTGCTCAGGTCGGAGCGGGCGGACGCGGCGGCGGGCACGGAGGCGGACGCCGCCTGA